In Helianthus annuus cultivar XRQ/B chromosome 9, HanXRQr2.0-SUNRISE, whole genome shotgun sequence, the following are encoded in one genomic region:
- the LOC110876451 gene encoding uncharacterized protein LOC110876451, producing MDIFDIHNVKSEKNNTILQYRRFKKIAKLFRLVELLSAVVLLSWISTRLPFVIKLSGEYFRQLLSVIVSPLFIFLIGNVIVLTLVLKSGQLTGNFSTGTDLYEEIVNNEVPPVVLPEEIVYQDKQIISEENIKPMTRNCCEENEIKISESVNKVLDDSVSDLDLKVYRRSESEKLKKSECSEKVYGKLRRSETEVGCRKVEAPVEKPVVNVVDELSNEEFQRRIEGFIARQVRFHQEEKLSIVPHNLM from the coding sequence ATGGACATTTTCGACATCCACAACGTCAAATCGGAAAAAAATAACACTATCCTACAGTACCGGCGGTTTAAAAAAATCGCTAAACTATTCCGTCTCGTTGAGCTGTTATCAGCTGTGGTGTTACTCTCATGGATCTCAACTCGACTGCCGTTCGTCATCAAACTTTCCGGCGAGTACTTCCGTCAGCTTCTCTCCGTTATCGTCAGTCCTCTCTTCATTTTTCTCATCGGTAACGTCATCGTTCTCACTCTCGTACTCAAATCCGGTCAACTCACGGGCAATTTCAGCACCGGAACCGATCTGTACGAAGAAATTGTGAATAATGAAGTTCCTCCGGTTGTTCTACCGGAGGAAATTGTTTATCAGGATAAACAAATCATATCTGAAGAAAACATTAAACCGATGACTCGTAACTGTTGTGAAGAAAACGAAATCAAAATTAGTGAAAGTGTAAACAAAGTGTTGGATGATTCGGTTTCAGATCTGGATCTGAAAGTTTACCGGAGAAGTGAGAGTGAGAAGTTGAAGAAGAGTGAGTGTTCGGAGAAAGTTTACGGCAAGCTGAGGCGGTCGGAGACGGAGGTAGGTTGCCGGAAAGTTGAAGCTCCGGTGGAGAAACCGGTGGTCAACGTTGTTGACGAACTGAGTAATGAAGAGTTTCAGAGGAGGATTGAAGGGTTTATTGCTAGACAAGTTAGGTTTCATCAGGAAGAAAAACTGTCAATTGTTCCACACAATTTAATGTGA